The sequence GCCGCCTGGCTGTGTCTGTTCCGAGACAGCGCTTTCGCAGCTGGCACGCTGAGCAGTCCGAAGCCCTGGCCGCATAGCGGCGAAAATTCGTATCATGAATCCACATCGAAGCCGTTGTCTGACGCAGCGTCTTGCTCGCCGGGCAGGAGTAGGTGTTGCTCTGTTTGTTGAATCGGAAATCGTCGACAGTGAACTTCGGCGTCGTCGGCTTGCGTCGCTGTCGCCCCTGGATGCGATCTTTGTACCGGCGAGCGGTTACAAATCGATCATCGCGCCGGCGGTAGCCCTGGTCTGGAATCACTGCCTCAATCTGTCGCCTTGCAAGATAGGCCAGATTATCTTCCGAGAAGTAGCCTGTGTCTCCCAGCAAGATCGTGCGCCGGATATCAAATCCATGACGATGACGGCGCTTAAGATTTATGTCCAGATTTTCCAGTGTCGGTCGCAACAGTTCGTGTTCCGGGCCGCGGCCGTGCGCGCCAGCCGAGAGCACAATCTGATGTCTGGCATCCACCAGCGCGATTCCGTTGTAGCCCTGAATCATGCCGCGTGAGGACTTGATCTTCGCGCTTTCGTTGTCCGTAACGTTGCTCTGGATTTCATTGTTCCGCTGACCGCGACGCGGCTCATTCTCGCGCAAAAATTTCTCGATGCGCTTTGATGGCGAAGCTTCGCAACCCGGCTGGCTTTACGGTCGTTCTGCCTGTGGCTGCGCATTACGAGCTGTACTTGAGCTTTGAGCTTGTCGCGTTTCTTTCGTAGATCGCTGAATGTTCCGCTCCATTCGCGGCTGGCATTCGAGGCCAGTTTACAACCGTCGATCGCCAGTATTCGTCCGCCCACCAGACCCAGCCGCAGACACACCGCAAGCGCGTCGGCGAAGAGGTCGGCAACCTCGTCACCAAGGGAGGCGACAAAGGCTGCAATCGTTGTACAGTCCGGCATCGCGCAGCCGGAGAGCGCCATGAAGGTTACATTTGTGGGGCACGCCTCCTCAATCGCCCGCGAGGAATACAGGCCGCGCGAATAGGCATACAGAATGATCTTAAGCAAAGTACGCGGGTCGAATGCTGGAGCGCCGGTTTCGTCGTTCCTGCAGCGCGTATCCAGACTGCTAAAGCGAAAACGCCGATCAATAATGTCTATCGAAATCAACGACGATCATGCGGCATTGTGTGCGATCATGGCGTTTGTAGCGGGCCATCTGCGCTCTCCTTCCGAAACTTCAGAGGCATGACGGCAAGTTGCGTCAATTTTTGGCGCTTCTTTTCCAAAAGCGGGCTTTTTCGACAAACTCAACTTCGGCTTTGCGCTGCGTCACTCGCTTCGCTCGCTCCTCGGGTTTCGCGCTCTCCGCGCAGCCGGCTCACCGGTTCGCCTTGCTGCGCTCCATCCGGACGGGCGCGATATTTGGAAGATAAGATGCGCGCCCGCCGGAACGCGCTCAACCAAATTGGCCCTTCGGGCCAACTTCGCAAACCCTAGAACGTTATGCGAAATTTTTCCGCGTGGGAAAATGTCCACCAAAAGCGGCTTTTTCTGCTTGCCTCCCGGTCGCCCGTATATATCCTGTATATACAGTGATTGATCTCTCGTCTCTGACTGGTTTTCAATGGGATTCGGGTAATTCCGAGAAGAATTGGACGCTGCACCAGGTGACCAACGGTGAATCAGAAGAAGTGTTCTTCAATGAGCCTATCCTGGTTCGGTCGGATGGCCCACATTCCTCCAAAGCGGAGGGTCGGTACTATGTCCTCGGACAAACCAACGTGGTAAGGCATCTATTCGTTGTCTTCACTGTCCGAAAAAATCTGATCCGCGTGATTTCAGCCCGAGACATGAATCAGAACGAAGATCGCATATATGAAAAACTTAAAAAAGATTCCCCACTTTAAGTCCGAAGACGCTGAGCGCGAGTTCTGGGCCTCGCACGATGCCGCAGACTATGTAAACTTTGAGACTTCCGAGAAGGTATCCTTCGCGGAGCTGCGTCCAACCACGCGCAGTATTTCAATACGTTTACCTGTCCCGCTCATGGACCGGCTTCGAGCCCTGGCCAACAAAAGAGACGTCCCGTATCAGTCTCTGATTAAGCTGTTCCTCGCCGAACGGGTGGAGACGGAAACCAAACGCTCATCCTCAAGGGAACACCCGCGAAGCGGCACGCGGAAAAACTTCGCATAACTCCATGTAGCCGCTCCGCTCCTCGGCGGTCAGGCCGCCTGCGGTGCTCGGTCCTTGCACTCTCGACAAACGGCTCACTGGTTCGCCTTTTTGTCTCGCGCGGTTGCGCGCGAATTTCGTAATATTAGAAGCGCGCGCACTGCGCCGTGCTGCGGACAAATGCGCTTCGCGCACTTCTGGTAACTCACCACGTTATGCGCAATTGCGCGAAAGGAGAACACCGTTGATATTCTTGGACGATCACGCAGACGGCTGGCACGCTCATATGCATCCAAAAACTCACATACTGGGGATGGCAAAGTCCCCGCTGAATCTGAAAGGCGCAAAATCACGTTCGGTCGAACTTGATTACCTACGCCTTCTGCACACCGTCATTGCGATCCGCCACTGCCCAAAGATACCAGAGTATCAAGCGTTGATCCCACACTTCCACTCCCACGATGCTCACGGGTATCTGTTCGTCATTGCCGAGGACATTCGCAGGGCTTTGATTTCCAATCTCGCTTCAAAGTATGACCCCGAACAAACGACAGTTCGCCTATTGTCCCTTGAGGCCGCATATCCTCATGTCTACGCCGAGCACATCCAGCGTCTCCGTGACGAAAAGAGCCGGAACGCCTCCGCCATTGTACCCGGTGCCCATCCCGGAAGAGCCGCCGCCAATCTCGGACGTTTGCTCGGTGAGAAATACTTGGAACTCTGGATTCGCGAAAACTACGCGGACTTCAACGATCCTATCGAACACCCTTTTGGAGTTCAATGGGACTTCTATCAGTGGATCCCCGGGAAAATCGCGTGGCCCGCGGCGCCCTCCTGACCCTTTCGCGGAACGGCATATAACTTCGCGTAACCGCTCCGCTCCTCGGCTTTGCCTCCGGTGCTCGGACCTCGCGCTCTCGCCGGAGTCGCGGCACGAAGAAAGCGGAAATCACTTCGTGATTCCGCAAAATATGCGCCGCTCCTTCCGGCTCGTGCGGACGCGCG is a genomic window of Leptospirales bacterium containing:
- a CDS encoding BrnA antitoxin family protein, which produces MKNLKKIPHFKSEDAEREFWASHDAADYVNFETSEKVSFAELRPTTRSISIRLPVPLMDRLRALANKRDVPYQSLIKLFLAERVETETKRSSSREHPRSGTRKNFA
- a CDS encoding transposase → MIQGYNGIALVDARHQIVLSAGAHGRGPEHELLRPTLENLDINLKRRHRHGFDIRRTILLGDTGYFSEDNLAYLARRQIEAVIPDQGYRRRDDRFVTARRYKDRIQGRQRRKPTTPKFTVDDFRFNKQSNTYSCPASKTLRQTTASMWIHDTNFRRYAARASDCSACQLRKRCLGTDTARRRNLHIINNRGEATHATRMKAKIDTLRGRRLYSKRMGIVEPVFANITFQKGLNRFTLRGQQKVNAQWLLYCMVHNIEKIANAADLRRL
- a CDS encoding BrnT family toxin, whose translation is MIDLSSLTGFQWDSGNSEKNWTLHQVTNGESEEVFFNEPILVRSDGPHSSKAEGRYYVLGQTNVVRHLFVVFTVRKNLIRVISARDMNQNEDRIYEKLKKDSPL
- a CDS encoding transposase — protein: MISIDIIDRRFRFSSLDTRCRNDETGAPAFDPRTLLKIILYAYSRGLYSSRAIEEACPTNVTFMALSGCAMPDCTTIAAFVASLGDEVADLFADALAVCLRLGLVGGRILAIDGCKLASNASREWSGTFSDLRKKRDKLKAQVQLVMRSHRQNDRKASRVAKLRHQSASRNFCARMSRVAVSGTMKSRATLRTTKARRSSPHAA